The Pectinophora gossypiella chromosome 10, ilPecGoss1.1, whole genome shotgun sequence genome contains a region encoding:
- the LOC126370414 gene encoding peroxidase-like encodes MSYSGEIEEDALAKDLRSKNATKVCTIDVKPCTPHEGRRIDGTCNNFKYPSKGSAKGPYLRLLKVDYGNDNKDIRKDQNNKDLPSARRVRTALQTDGRVEDKHSLTIAAYHYLEFIHLDVSALNGPRDYLQRRQYCCEPEGQLDPRCKPIPVPADDPYLRVTDIRCLNFSRAETFQDAGCVPEIIPPEQINFQTPLIDLSTVYGVDEKALDYVREYDHGLLRLERRGDRYVPFNISRDGNITRTVNNVTLESRDEVSMLTMAVTNITNNDICLQNERNETVCYKFGFAEVGNFDLRTTTLTIFFMREHNRIAKELRHLNPCWKDDRLFKVARQINIATAQNIFLYELLPLFLGYENMIHYNLISDRVERLSPYYEDEVPLVYSEFEIAVRRYNEKYNLIGEFSVSETLFGQGLIETARNFEEINRGTFYQRAAKSDDIIDPEISEKYYGNLQRAHDLSSIDIQRGRDLGVRGYNDYSHLCGMKPAKKFEDFSDIMDVEKILALKDLYEKIEDVDLLAGIISEHDIKGGFVGPTLFCIMAKQIQLWRFSDRFWFERGDQMHSLTLRQLHEIRRANIARLVCDNAEGIKHIQPQAFLNVGHGNSHVPCTHIPGPDLTKWKDSSCYKNRDEGRRERLKDENDPINHKETGRHDPQNMISDYTSFFNSLLSYNPTEVAKNEE; translated from the exons ATGTC GTATAGTGGGGAGATAGAGGAGGACGCGCTGGCTAAGGATTTGCGAAGCAAGAATGCCACAAA GGTGTGCACAATAGATGTAAAACCATGCACCCCTCACGAAGGCAGGAGGATTGATGGGACGTGCAACAACTTCAAATACCCCTCCAAAGGATCAGCTAAAGGACCTTATTTGAGGCTACTCAAAGTAGATTATGGAAATGACA ATAAAGACATCCGCAAAGACCAAAACAACAAGGATTTGCCATCAGCACGGCGAGTGCGGACGGCGCTACAGACTGACGGACGCGTGGAAGACAAGCATTCCTTAACCATCGCAGCCTACCACTACCTCGAGTTTATCCATCTGGATGTCAGCGCGTTAAATGGGCCCA GGGACTATCTGCAGAGGAGACAGTACTGTTGCGAGCCCGAGGGGCAACTCGACCCGCGCTGTAAGCCCATCCCTGTTCCTGCCGACGACCCCTATCTCCGAGTGACTGATATACGCTGCCTAAACTTCTCCCGAGCTGAAACTTTCCAAGACGCTGGCTGCGTTCCCGAAATAATACCCCCAGAACAG ATAAACTTCCAAACGCCTCTAATAGACTTATCGACGGTGTATGGGGTAGACGAAAAAGCTCTTGATTATGTTCGAGAGTATGATCATGGTCTTTTAAGACTTGAGCGAAGAGGCGATAGATACGTACCATTCAATATATCAAGAGATGGAAATATCACCAGAACAGTTAATAATGTAACTTTAGAGTCTCGTGATGAAGTCAGCATGCTAACAATGGCTGTAACTAATATAACAAATAACGACATATGCTTACAAAATGAACGCAATGAAACCGTCTGTTATAAATTTG GATTCGCAGAGGTCGGGAATTTCGACCTTCGAACCACGACACTAACAATTTTCTTCATGAGGGAGCACAATCGTATTGCTAAGGAGTTGCGGCATCTGAATCCTTGTTGGAAAGACGACCGCCTGTTCAAAGTTGCTCGTCAAATTAATATAGCAACTGCGCAAAATATATTCCTATATGAGCTGCTGCCAttatttttag GATACGAAAACATGATCCACTATAATCTGATCTCTGACCGGGTGGAGCGGCTATCTCCATACTATGAAGACGAGGTACCTCTGGTTTATTCAGAGTTTGAGATTGCTGTCAG GagatataatgaaaaatataatttgatagGTGAATTCTCAGTAAGCGAAACCCTGTTCGGACAAGGTCTTATAGAGACTGCCAGAAACTTTGAAGAAATCAATCGTGGTACGTTTTATCAGCGCGCCGCGAAGTCAGATGACATCATAGACCCTGAG ATTTCCGAGAAGTACTATGGGAATTTGCAGAGGGCTCATGATTTATCCTCAATAGATATACAGAGAGGTAGAGATCTGGGTGTTCGAGGATATAATGATTACAGTCATTTGTGCGGCATGAAACCTGCCAAGAAATTTGAAGATTTTTCCGATATAATGGATGTGGAG aaaatattagCTTTGAAAGATCTTTATGAAAAAATAGAAGATGTGGATTTACTAGCGGGTATTATAAGCGAACATGACATAAAAGGAGGATTTGTGGGGCCAACACTGTTCTGCATTATGGCGAAACAGATTCAACTTTGGAGATTTTCTGATCGATTCTGGTTCGAACGAGGCGATCAGATGCATAGTTTGACTTTAC GTCAGTTACATGAGATCAGAAGGGCGAATATAGCTCGTTTGGTGTGTGACAACGCTGAGGGCATCAAACACATTCAGCCACAGGCGTTCCTGAATGTAGGTCACGG AAATTCGCACGTACCCTGCACCCACATTCCTGGACCTGACCTAACCAAATGGAAAGATTCCAGTTGTTACAAAAATCGCGATGAGGGACGTCGGGAAAGGTTGAAAGACGAAAATGACCCCATCAACCACAAGGAAACAGGTCGTCACGACCCCCAAAATATGATCTCGGATTATACcagcttttttaattctttactcTCATATAATCCCACCGAAGTTGCCAAAAATGAAGAGTAG